In Zonotrichia leucophrys gambelii isolate GWCS_2022_RI chromosome 11, RI_Zleu_2.0, whole genome shotgun sequence, the genomic window GCCTGGAGGATGAGCAGGGAAGTGGCCAGGCCAAAGCCACGGAGGGGACACTTACCATGCAGACAACAGGCTCCATCAGCTTGTCGCTGGGCACCTCCATCCAGGTCATCTCGGTGGCCCCAGGGTCCCCGGGCGAGCACGGCGTCAGGAGATCATCCACGATGGCACCGGGGGTGGTGCGGGAGGGACCACGGACCTGCAGAGCCAGCGGCACGTGGCACCGAGctggggtggggacagcagccacagtGCCCTCCCCTGCCCGGGACCACCCCCACTCACCTTCTTGAAGTGCGTGGCCGACTGCACCTTGCGCACGGGCTGCATCAGCGCGTCCCTGACGATGATGCTGATGTCGGCCCCCGAGTAGCCGTCGGTCTTGCGGGCCAGCTCCTGGATGTTGGCGTCCGTCAGCGAGTGCGGGGTGTTCCCCAGGTGCAGCCGGAACATCTGCGCCCGCGCCGCCTCCTCGGGCAGGGGGATGTAGATCCTCTTCTCGAACCTGGGGGCACGAGGGGTGAGCCCcagttccagccctgctggggggctgccacaggggctgtgtgtggggctCACCTTCTCCTGATGGCCGAGTCCAGCACCCAGGGGATGTTGGTGGCACCCAGCACCAGGATCCCGTCGCTGCTGTTCCCCACACCTGCAGGCAGACGGCTCAGAACAATCTCCAGGGATTCTGagtccccagctgctgcctgccttgtcctgctccctcccatccctggcacaggcacCCACCCTGCATCTGCACCAGGAACTCGGTCTTGATGCGCCGCGCCGCCTCGCTCTCGTTCTCGTTGCGGGAGCCGCACAGCGAGTCCACCTCATCGATGAAGATGATGGAGGGCTTGTGCTGCCTCGCCAGCTCAAACAGGTTCTTCACCAGCCTGGGAACAGAGCAGGGGATGGGGTCCCCGCTCAGAGAccctcctcagcagcaccagggcagcccCACGTTCCTCCCATTCTGAGAACCCCACACTGGCAGCAAGGGAAGTGCCacaccaggggctgtgcagcccttcagggGACTGTGCTCCCCCCTGGGACCCTGCTGAGGATTAAAGTAAATCTAATTACAGGGTGTCAGAAATTAATAATGTAGAGTTAAGTTTAATTATGACTTGCTCACAGCTTGGCAGGGGTGGGCTCTGCTCAAAGCTTGCTGTAAGTGAGCTGTAAATGAATTCTGAGAATGGACAGATGGGAAACTTTCAGGTAAGAGCTGCAATTCTGGAGGGTCCCAAAGCTGCCCCAAGATGGGGCATGAGAGCAGTTAATTAAGACAAAGAGACAGAATCCAGTTAAGTGTTAGAAGACCCCAGCTTAAAGTTGCTGTTGGACTGAGAGGTCTGAAAAGATGAGGGGGCACAGGCTGTGAGGGAAGAGGCCCAGGGATTGCTTTGCTCAGACCCCCTCtctgaaggcagcagctcccaatTCTTTAACAGCCCTGTTACTGGGGTTCCCTGAGCTGGTGGCCCCTTCTCTACCCTGGCTGTCAGAGCAccaggagccaggctgtgccatgtccctgctgccaACTTACTTCTCACTCTCCCCCAGCCATTTCGATGTCAGGTCAGAGGAGGACACAGAGAAGAAGGTGGAGTTGTTGGCCTCGGTGGCCACGGCCTTGGCCAGGTAGGACTTGCCGGTGCCAGGCGGCCCAAAGAGCAGGATCCCGCGCCAGGGCGTGCGCTTCCCTGCGGCACAGACCGGGGTCAGCCCCGTGCTGGGGTCACCCACAGAGGGGtcacctcctgcacagccccctcccagcaccACGGCCTCACCTGTGAACAGGTGTGGGAACTTGATGGGCAGGATCACGGCCTCCTTCAGGGCTTCCTTGGCTCCCTCCAGCCCGGCCACGTCGCTCCACCGCACGTTGGGCTTCTCCATCATGATGGCACCTGTGAGGGTGTGACTCTGCTGCCATGGCCCCACCGAGATGGGCACAATGACAGCCAGAGTCCCACACCCCCAGTCCTGCctcccctgagcacagcagctgtttgGGGTGAGCAGCCCACAGGAACACACCCCTGGGTCCCAACCCCACAGCCTGTTCCCCTCGCCACAGCCGCCCCAGACAGGGCTGTCAGTGAATCCCTCCTAACCCCAGAGCATCGAGCCCATCACAGCCTCTCTCACccatcagctgctcctgcaaCTTCTTCTTCTCAGGGTTCTCGCCCTCGCTGTCACTGTcactcctggggacaggggacagggttCAGGAGCAGGACTGGCACTGGTGTGGCAAGGGGGGTCCTGCCAGCTCCGTGGCCAGACCGGGGATCCCTCGCCCCCCGTCCCGCACGCACCCCTTGTTGTCATTCTGTGCTTCCCTGACAGGCCTCTTGCCGTGCCGGTCCTTGCCCCGCAGGTACTCCTTCAGCTTCTCGGCGCGGTCCAGGTACTGCATGCACTTGGCTCGGATGCTCTCCTTGGCCTTGTCGCTGTGAGCCTCATCTGCGGAGAGCCGCGGGCGTTACCGGAGCCCCCCAGCGCCGCAgcccccgcgcccccgccgccgtGCCTCACATTTGATGGCGTGCAGGAAGTACTCCACGGCGTGCTGGTACAGCCGCAGCGCCTCCTCGTAGTTCTTGGCCCTGTCCTCCTCGGTGGCTTTGGTGACCAGGTCGATGGCTTTCTGCGCGGGGGGAGGGCCGTGAGCACCGGGCCCGCCGGGGCCCTCCCCGCCGCcaggggccgggccgggctcgccGGCACCGCGGCTCTTCCGCCGCGcccacctccctgcccaccGCGCCGGCACCGGGGCTCAGCACGGCCGGGCGACCTCAGCGGGGCCCAGCACCGGGGCCGGGTGAGGCCTTTCCCCGGCCGGCACGGCGCCGGGCCCCGGTGAGGCCTGTCCGCTGGGGCCGAGCGGAGGCCCGCGGGAAGGGGGCGCGGTGTCGGCGCGGCCGGAGCCCCAGCCCCGTCCCGGTGCCCGCGGTCGGTACCTGCAGGGTGGACGTTGTCATCGCATCGCCCGGTGCGGCCGCTCCGGCGGCCCCgggacggcggcggcggcggcggcagcgacTGCGGCTGCGCCCGGCCGCGCGCCCCCTGCCGGCGGCACCGCAACCTGCAGTGAGGGG contains:
- the VPS4A gene encoding vacuolar protein sorting-associated protein 4A, with translation MTTSTLQKAIDLVTKATEEDRAKNYEEALRLYQHAVEYFLHAIKYEAHSDKAKESIRAKCMQYLDRAEKLKEYLRGKDRHGKRPVREAQNDNKGSDSDSEGENPEKKKLQEQLMGAIMMEKPNVRWSDVAGLEGAKEALKEAVILPIKFPHLFTGKRTPWRGILLFGPPGTGKSYLAKAVATEANNSTFFSVSSSDLTSKWLGESEKLVKNLFELARQHKPSIIFIDEVDSLCGSRNENESEAARRIKTEFLVQMQGVGNSSDGILVLGATNIPWVLDSAIRRRFEKRIYIPLPEEAARAQMFRLHLGNTPHSLTDANIQELARKTDGYSGADISIIVRDALMQPVRKVQSATHFKKVRGPSRTTPGAIVDDLLTPCSPGDPGATEMTWMEVPSDKLMEPVVCMSDMLRSLATTRPTVNAEDLLKVKKFTEDFGQEG